DNA sequence from the Anguilla anguilla isolate fAngAng1 chromosome 4, fAngAng1.pri, whole genome shotgun sequence genome:
CACCTCCCGCAGCTGTGGGCTGAACCAGGAAGTcactccccttctctctgtcacGCAGTTTCAGAGAAACGAAACTTAACTCTGTCAGTGTtagcagtaaaatggctgaaggtggaGGTTTACTGGATCAGGACCAGTTCAGCTGCCCGATCTGTCTGGATGTATTGAAGGATCCAGTGGCTATTCCCTGTGGACACAGTTTCTGTATGGGCTGTATTAAGGACTGCTGGGATCAGGATGATCATACTGGTGTCTACAGCTGTCCCCAGTGCAGAGAGACCTTCACCCCAAGGCCTGTTTTAAGGAAAAACACCATGCTGGCTGGAGTGGtggagaagctgaagaagacaggactccaagctgctcctcctgctcactgttacgctggacctggagacgtGGCGTGTGATTTCTGCACTGAAAGAAAGCTCAGAGCTGTCAAGTTCTGTCTGGTGTGTCTGGCCTCTTACTGTGAAACTCACCTCCAGCCTCACTATGAATTTCCTGCGTTAAAGAAGCACACACTGGTCAAAGCCActggaaacctgcaggagaagatctgctCTCATCATAACAAACTGCTGGAGGTTTACTGTCGTACTGATCAGCAGTGTATCTGTTATCTGTGTACGATGGATGAACACAGTGGGCATAAAAcagtctcagctgcagcagaaaggactgagaaacaggtaaggacTGAATTGCTTACACATTCAGTGAAAGTCATATTTTTTACAGGGATGACAGACATAATCTAGGTTTCTAGCTACAATATATGGGCTTATAAAATGGCTTCATTGAATGCTTGATTCTGATAAGCCTTTTGCCATTCTGCAGTCCAATATGTAAGGGATAATTCTTGATGAGGTGGTCAGCTATCGAGAAATGACCTCTGAAGGTCGTTATTTCCTGATAGCTGACTGCCTCATCAGGGGATTATCCCATTTATTACACAGATAATTATCTTATACAatggttaccaacaatgattttATATTAGCTACTTTTacctttattgatttttattgaattaatcagctgaaattgaaatattttttgtggcCCTTTGACCATATTATTTTAGCGTAATCTAGTGTCCTagttaatataaaaattcagttgggttttaggtcaaaatggCCTCACAGCATGCTTGCCTCCACAGTGGTAATTATTTCCCGATTGCTGACTGCCTCATCAGGGATTATCTCTCATTTATgacctttgttttatttcatttaattaattcattaagtagattttattttgaaatgttgtatACATTTGGAAATGTCTTGAACACAACACTGTGATTTCCAGGACTGTAGTCCACAGTGATAAAGCAGTAAGAGCAGGAAGTGAACCCAAGTCAGCTCTCTGTGACAGCTCTGttcacacccctcacccccctatTCACTCCCTGAATGAGAATCAACATGGCTGCAGCAATTAGTTCACTCACACAGTTTAGACGCTTTATCTGTAAGGCCATTGCACTTTGCATACTGACCTGCTGTATATCAAACATGGGAAAGTATTTAGTTTGATCTGGGATATGAAAATACAGTTGCAACGTTTGACATTGTTATGTGATATGACATAACTGGGAAGATAATGTATCTGCAGAAGCAActgggggagagacagagtaaattccagcagagaatccaggagagagagaaagagctgcaggatctgagacaggctgtgcagtcactcaaggtgggtactgaccagaggagaagacatcagctggctgctggaagagccatttcagggctcagtcagggctctcctccagtcagccagtgagGAGCCCAGTGTTGGGCCACTTTCCAGCCCTGTGGGGCTTGAtcccactgagccacactgtgggGAACAGGCTGTCTGGGGTCCCAGTAAGAGCCGAGTGAAAGGCCTAGTTAAAAGGCCTGCGCACGCAGCGACCGGCAGCAGTGATTTGTATAACAAACAGTTGTTAAAGTAAGCAGAATCCATCCTGGCTGACAGCACCCACCCCCTGCACCTAGAGTTTCAGACCTTGCATTCGGATTTCCGCTTCAAATACCCATTAGCCAAAACCAACAGATACAAACACTCCTTCATACTATCAGCCATTTCAATGCTGAACTCCGATAGAAAAAGGTAATACTAGCTGACCACCCAACCAGGCTTGATAATATTATGCACTTtatgttttcacaaaaatgtatttttatttttactgtattctatgtttttacttgtattctatgttttttactgcattttatgtttttccttgtattctatgtttttactttttattatatgttgtatttaattgccTTGGTACTGtttcactgctgcacaaccaattgccccactggggacaaataaagttctacttgaaaatgtacagccctcctctctctgtgtctcctaacaGCGCTCTGCGCAGACAGCAGTGGAGGACAGCGAGAGgatctttactgagctgatccgctccattgagagaaggcgctctgaggtgaaagagatgatcagagatcaggagaAGGCTGAGGTGAGTCGGGCTGAAAGACATCAGGAgcgactggagcaggagattgcTGAGTTGAAGAGGAGAGacgctgagctggagcagctttcacacacagaggatcacatccatttcctccaggtaacatcactggctctctgacagtctgcactatgtacattgtacatacataGTGAGGTCTGTGCTTCATTTACAGTGTTCTACTCTGGTATCTGTGTTGAGAAaattttctgtctctctgcagagctgtcagtctctctgtgtccctcatGGACTTGGAGACTTTCTcagcatcactgtcagtccACACGACTCTTTTGAGGCTGTgaggaaatctgtctctgagctgAATGACCGACTGGAGGATGTTTTCAAGGTGGAGTTGGTAAAAGTATCTGGAAGAGGTTGGTGGACAAACCCTACTGCCAAAAGTGGGCTTAGCCACTGCAAACCACACACTGGTGAGGTGCTCAGCCTATGATTCACTTTTACATCATGAAATACACTTTCACACATTATATATTAATAACAGGGATGGGTTACATTTCAGTTTGTCTCACAGGTTAAATGTCACCGTTTGTGGA
Encoded proteins:
- the LOC118225971 gene encoding E3 ubiquitin-protein ligase TRIM16-like isoform X2 → MAEGGGLLDQDQFSCPICLDVLKDPVAIPCGHSFCMGCIKDCWDQDDHTGVYSCPQCRETFTPRPVLRKNTMLAGVVEKLKKTGLQAAPPAHCYAGPGDVACDFCTERKLRAVKFCLVCLASYCETHLQPHYEFPALKKHTLVKATGNLQEKICSHHNKLLEVYCRTDQQCICYLCTMDEHSGHKTVSAAAERTEKQKQLGERQSKFQQRIQEREKELQDLRQAVQSLKRSAQTAVEDSERIFTELIRSIERRRSEVKEMIRDQEKAEVSRAERHQERLEQEIAELKRRDAELEQLSHTEDHIHFLQSCQSLCVPHGLGDFLSITVSPHDSFEAVRKSVSELNDRLEDVFKVELVKVSGRVGEVHILEPKTRENFLQHACQLTLDPNTAHQCLCLSEGNREVTRVDEIQSYPDHPERFEHKAQVLCREGLSGRCYWEAECSGDRVHIAVSYKEISRKGLGNDCALGRNNKSWSLRRISASYSFWHNAKRTEIPAPPSSRMGVYLDHRAGTLSFYSISDTMTLLHRVQTTFTQPLYPGFWVGTGTSVKLCDLV
- the LOC118225971 gene encoding E3 ubiquitin-protein ligase TRIM16-like isoform X1 — protein: MAEGGGLLDQDQFSCPICLDVLKDPVAIPCGHSFCMGCIKDCWDQDDHTGVYSCPQCRETFTPRPVLRKNTMLAGVVEKLKKTGLQAAPPAHCYAGPGDVACDFCTERKLRAVKFCLVCLASYCETHLQPHYEFPALKKHTLVKATGNLQEKICSHHNKLLEVYCRTDQQCICYLCTMDEHSGHKTVSAAAERTEKQKQLGERQSKFQQRIQEREKELQDLRQAVQSLKRSAQTAVEDSERIFTELIRSIERRRSEVKEMIRDQEKAEVSRAERHQERLEQEIAELKRRDAELEQLSHTEDHIHFLQSCQSLCVPHGLGDFLSITVSPHDSFEAVRKSVSELNDRLEDVFKVELVKVSGRGWWTNPTAKSGLSHCKPHTVGEVHILEPKTRENFLQHACQLTLDPNTAHQCLCLSEGNREVTRVDEIQSYPDHPERFEHKAQVLCREGLSGRCYWEAECSGDRVHIAVSYKEISRKGLGNDCALGRNNKSWSLRRISASYSFWHNAKRTEIPAPPSSRMGVYLDHRAGTLSFYSISDTMTLLHRVQTTFTQPLYPGFWVGTGTSVKLCDLV